A window from Pseudomonas sp. Tri1 encodes these proteins:
- the pssA gene encoding CDP-diacylglycerol--serine O-phosphatidyltransferase, with protein sequence MSERPDEPNQAPDAESLLPIDEHVEEGHDAEGRKVRHRGIYLLPNLFTTANLFAGFYSIISSMSAQAALSAGDSAGASRYFAFAAIAIFVAMVLDGLDGRVARMTNTQSAFGAEYDSLSDMVAFGVAPALLAFGWALGDMGKVGWMVAFIYVAGAALRLARFNTQVGKADKRYFIGLASPAAAGVVAGVVWAFSDYGIQGSKMSFLVALLVAAAGMLMVSNIKYNSFKELDLKGRVPFVAILAVVLVFAVVFSDPPRILLLVFLAYAASGPVQYLLRLRRHKSAE encoded by the coding sequence ATGAGCGAACGTCCCGACGAGCCAAACCAGGCTCCTGACGCTGAAAGCCTGCTACCCATCGATGAGCACGTCGAAGAAGGCCATGACGCTGAAGGCCGTAAGGTCCGGCATCGTGGCATCTATCTGCTGCCGAATCTGTTCACCACCGCGAACCTGTTCGCCGGTTTCTATTCCATCATCAGTTCCATGAGCGCCCAGGCCGCCTTGAGCGCTGGCGACAGTGCCGGGGCGAGTCGTTACTTCGCCTTCGCTGCCATTGCGATCTTTGTCGCCATGGTGCTTGACGGTCTGGACGGCCGCGTGGCCCGCATGACCAATACCCAAAGCGCGTTCGGCGCCGAATATGATTCGCTGTCCGACATGGTCGCCTTTGGCGTGGCGCCGGCCTTGCTGGCATTCGGCTGGGCGCTGGGGGATATGGGCAAGGTCGGCTGGATGGTCGCCTTCATCTACGTGGCGGGTGCGGCACTGCGTCTGGCGCGTTTCAATACGCAAGTAGGCAAGGCTGACAAGCGCTACTTCATTGGCTTGGCCAGCCCGGCTGCGGCAGGTGTGGTGGCGGGTGTGGTCTGGGCATTCAGCGACTATGGCATCCAGGGTTCGAAAATGTCCTTCCTGGTGGCGCTATTGGTTGCGGCGGCCGGGATGCTGATGGTCAGCAACATCAAGTACAACAGCTTCAAGGAGTTGGATCTGAAGGGGCGCGTGCCGTTCGTTGCGATTCTGGCGGTGGTGCTGGTGTTCGCGGTGGTCTTCAGTGATCCGCCACGTATTCTGTTGCTGGTGTTCCTCGCCTACGCTGCATCGGGTCCGGTTCAATACCTGTTGCGCCTGCGTCGCCACAAAAGCGCCGAGTGA
- a CDS encoding DUF4124 domain-containing protein, with amino-acid sequence MFFLTASLMVGLSPMCMAGQVYKWVDAQGVTHFGAQPPEGTEASTVIKSSPSVAKPPAPPSGGPIGDQKAIDKEVKKQIAEQEAQLKAFCEQARTNLAQLQNNPRVREDVEGEMRRLSDEERRQRIDETRKQIEEHCQ; translated from the coding sequence ATGTTCTTCTTGACGGCCAGCCTGATGGTTGGCCTGAGCCCGATGTGCATGGCCGGCCAGGTCTACAAATGGGTCGACGCCCAGGGCGTGACCCACTTCGGGGCCCAGCCACCCGAGGGCACCGAGGCCTCGACCGTGATCAAGTCTTCACCGTCCGTCGCCAAACCGCCAGCACCGCCTTCTGGTGGGCCCATAGGCGACCAGAAGGCGATCGATAAAGAGGTGAAGAAACAGATTGCCGAGCAGGAAGCTCAGCTCAAGGCATTTTGCGAACAGGCCAGGACCAACCTGGCGCAGTTGCAAAACAACCCAAGAGTTCGCGAGGACGTTGAGGGGGAAATGCGCCGCCTATCTGACGAAGAGCGACGCCAGCGCATCGATGAAACGCGCAAGCAGATCGAAGAGCACTGCCAGTAA
- the msrP gene encoding protein-methionine-sulfoxide reductase catalytic subunit MsrP, translated as MLIKIPKSSDCSESDVTPESFYLSRRQMLGATMAGLAVGSLPRWAGAADAARYADVEPGKAPSWFAEKLPATQWGAVTVKNEPITPFKDATHYNNFYEFGTDKGDPAANAGSLKTEPWSVVVDGEVGKPGRYGLEDFMKPYQLEERIYRLRCVEAWSMVIPWLGFPISALLKQIEPTSKAKYIRFETLQDPKTMPGQRSGFALIDWPYVEGLRLDEAMNPLAILAVGMYGRELPNQNGAPLRLVVPWKYGFKSVKSIVRISLVSEQPKTTWQSIASDEYGFYANVNPTVDHPRWTQAHERRLPSGLFSPNVRDTLMFNGYQDEVASLYAGMDLRKDY; from the coding sequence ATGCTGATCAAGATCCCCAAGTCGTCCGACTGCAGTGAATCGGACGTCACGCCTGAATCCTTCTATTTATCGCGTCGTCAAATGCTGGGTGCGACGATGGCTGGCCTCGCCGTAGGCAGCCTGCCGCGTTGGGCCGGTGCTGCCGATGCGGCGCGTTATGCTGATGTCGAGCCTGGCAAGGCGCCATCCTGGTTTGCCGAGAAATTGCCGGCCACCCAATGGGGGGCGGTCACGGTCAAGAATGAGCCCATCACTCCGTTCAAAGACGCCACTCATTACAACAACTTCTATGAGTTCGGGACTGACAAGGGGGATCCGGCGGCGAATGCCGGATCCTTGAAAACCGAACCTTGGAGTGTGGTGGTGGACGGGGAGGTGGGTAAGCCAGGGCGCTATGGGTTGGAAGACTTCATGAAGCCCTATCAGTTGGAGGAGCGTATCTATCGTCTGCGTTGTGTCGAAGCCTGGTCGATGGTCATTCCTTGGCTCGGCTTTCCCATTTCCGCGCTGCTCAAGCAGATTGAGCCGACCTCCAAAGCGAAGTACATCCGCTTCGAAACCTTGCAAGACCCCAAGACCATGCCGGGGCAGCGGTCTGGCTTTGCCTTGATCGACTGGCCTTATGTCGAGGGCTTGCGACTGGATGAGGCGATGAACCCGCTGGCTATCCTGGCGGTAGGGATGTACGGACGGGAGTTGCCCAATCAGAACGGCGCGCCGTTGCGATTGGTGGTGCCGTGGAAATACGGTTTTAAAAGTGTGAAGTCGATTGTGCGTATCAGCCTGGTGAGCGAGCAGCCGAAGACGACCTGGCAAAGCATTGCGTCCGACGAGTACGGTTTCTATGCCAACGTCAATCCGACGGTCGACCACCCGCGCTGGACCCAGGCACATGAGCGCCGTTTGCCGAGTGGGCTTTTCAGCCCTAATGTGCGCGATACGTTGATGTTCAACGGCTATCAGGATGAAGTCGCTTCTTTATATGCAGGGATGGACTTGAGGAAGGACTACTGA
- the mrcB gene encoding penicillin-binding protein 1B: MTRTRSSRTPKKPPASRLRPWLGWALKLSLVGLVVLAGFAVYLDAVVQEKFSGKRWTIPAKVYARPLELFVGQKLSKDDFLTELDALGYRRESVANGPGAASINGNTVDLNTRGFQFYEGMEQAQPVRVRFSGDYVAALTGANNASLSVVRLEPLLIGGLYPKNLEDRILIKIDQVPPFLLDTLIAVEDRDFYHHFGVSPKSIARAIWVNTSSGHMRQGGSTLTQQLVKNFYLTNERSLTRKLTEAMMALLLELHYDKQEILEAYLNEVFIGQDGQRAVHGFGLASQFFFSQPLSELKLHQVALLVGMVKGPSSYNPRRNPERALERRNLVLDLLQQQGVATAEQVEAAKKMPLGVTKRGSLADSSFPGFMDLVKRQLREDYRDEDLTEEGLRIFTSFDPILQMKAEASVEDTFKRLGGRKGADEVEAAMVVTNPETGEVQAMIGSRQASFAGFNRALDAVRPIGSLIKPAVYLTALEKPSQYTLTSWLSDETFSVKGADGQVWKPQNYDRRSHGTVFLYQGLAHSYNLSTARLGLEVGVPNVLKTLARLGVSREFPAFPSMLLGAGGLTPIEVAAMYQTLANGGFNTPMRGIRSVLTADGEPLKRYPFQIQQRFDPASIYLIQSAMQRVMREGTGSSVYNVLPKTLNLAGKTGTSNDSRDSWFAGFSQDLLAVVWLGRDDNGKTPFTGATGALQVWTSFMRKADPLPLDMPQPDNIVQAWVDSRTGQGSDANCPGAVQMPYIRGSEPPPGAACGGTNPAESVMDWVKDWMR, encoded by the coding sequence ATGACTCGTACCCGATCCTCCCGTACCCCCAAGAAACCACCCGCCAGCCGTCTGCGGCCCTGGCTGGGCTGGGCCCTTAAACTTAGTCTGGTGGGCCTTGTCGTGCTCGCCGGTTTTGCGGTCTACCTCGATGCGGTGGTCCAGGAGAAGTTCTCCGGCAAGCGCTGGACGATCCCGGCCAAGGTCTACGCCAGGCCGCTGGAGCTGTTCGTCGGACAAAAGCTGAGCAAGGATGATTTCCTGACCGAGCTCGATGCCTTGGGTTATCGCCGTGAAAGCGTGGCCAATGGTCCGGGTGCGGCCTCGATCAATGGTAATACCGTCGACCTCAATACCCGCGGTTTCCAGTTCTACGAGGGCATGGAACAGGCGCAACCGGTGCGGGTGCGTTTCTCCGGCGACTATGTGGCTGCACTGACCGGCGCCAACAATGCGAGCCTGTCGGTGGTGCGCCTCGAGCCGCTGCTCATTGGTGGCCTGTATCCCAAGAACCTTGAAGACCGGATCCTGATCAAGATCGATCAGGTGCCGCCGTTCCTGCTCGATACGCTGATCGCCGTCGAAGACCGCGACTTCTATCATCACTTCGGCGTCTCGCCCAAGTCGATTGCCCGGGCTATCTGGGTCAACACGTCCTCGGGCCATATGCGCCAGGGTGGCAGTACCTTGACCCAGCAGTTGGTCAAGAACTTCTACCTGACCAACGAGCGCAGCCTCACCCGCAAGCTCACCGAAGCCATGATGGCGTTGCTGTTGGAGTTGCACTACGACAAGCAGGAGATCCTGGAGGCCTACCTCAACGAGGTATTTATCGGCCAGGACGGTCAGCGGGCGGTGCACGGCTTCGGCCTCGCCAGCCAGTTCTTCTTCAGCCAGCCGTTGTCCGAACTCAAGCTGCATCAGGTGGCGTTGCTGGTGGGCATGGTCAAGGGACCTTCTTCCTACAACCCGCGGCGTAATCCGGAGCGTGCCCTCGAGCGGCGCAACCTGGTTCTCGACCTGCTGCAACAACAAGGCGTGGCCACCGCAGAGCAAGTCGAAGCGGCGAAGAAGATGCCATTGGGCGTGACCAAACGCGGCAGCCTGGCGGACAGTTCGTTCCCTGGCTTCATGGACCTGGTCAAGCGCCAGTTGCGTGAAGACTACCGCGATGAAGACTTGACTGAAGAAGGCTTGCGCATTTTCACCAGCTTCGACCCGATCCTGCAGATGAAGGCCGAAGCGTCGGTCGAGGATACCTTCAAGCGGCTGGGCGGGCGCAAGGGCGCCGACGAAGTTGAAGCCGCCATGGTGGTGACCAACCCGGAAACCGGCGAAGTCCAGGCCATGATCGGCAGCCGCCAGGCCAGCTTCGCTGGCTTCAACCGGGCGCTGGATGCGGTGCGGCCGATCGGTTCCCTGATCAAGCCGGCGGTGTACCTCACCGCCCTGGAGAAACCGAGCCAGTACACGCTGACCAGTTGGTTGTCGGACGAGACCTTCTCGGTCAAGGGCGCGGATGGCCAAGTCTGGAAGCCGCAGAACTATGATCGCCGCTCCCACGGTACGGTGTTCCTGTACCAGGGCCTGGCGCATTCCTACAACCTCTCGACGGCTCGCCTTGGGTTGGAAGTCGGCGTCCCGAACGTGCTCAAGACCTTGGCGCGCCTGGGGGTAAGCCGCGAATTCCCGGCTTTCCCGTCAATGTTGCTGGGGGCTGGCGGCCTCACGCCAATCGAAGTGGCCGCCATGTACCAGACGCTGGCCAACGGCGGTTTCAATACGCCGATGCGCGGGATTCGCAGTGTGCTGACCGCCGATGGCGAACCGCTCAAGCGTTATCCGTTCCAGATCCAGCAGCGTTTTGATCCGGCTTCTATTTATCTGATCCAGAGCGCCATGCAGCGGGTCATGCGTGAAGGTACCGGCAGCTCGGTTTATAACGTGTTGCCCAAGACCCTGAACCTGGCGGGCAAGACCGGCACCAGTAACGATTCGCGCGACAGTTGGTTTGCCGGTTTCAGTCAGGATCTGCTGGCGGTGGTCTGGCTTGGGCGTGATGACAACGGCAAGACCCCGTTCACCGGTGCCACTGGCGCGTTGCAGGTCTGGACCAGTTTCATGCGCAAGGCCGACCCGTTGCCACTGGACATGCCGCAACCGGACAATATCGTTCAGGCCTGGGTCGATTCGCGTACAGGCCAAGGCTCCGATGCCAATTGCCCGGGCGCGGTACAGATGCCGTATATTCGCGGCAGCGAACCACCACCCGGTGCGGCCTGTGGCGGCACGAATCCCGCCGAATCGGTGATGGATTGGGTCAAAGATTGGATGCGTTAA
- the ilvC gene encoding ketol-acid reductoisomerase → MKVFYDKDCDLSIIQGKKVAIIGYGSQGHAQACNLKDSGVDVTVGLRKGSATVAKAEAHGLKVTDVASAVAAADLVMILTPDEFQSALYKNEIEPNIKKGATLAFSHGFAIHYNQVVPRADLDVIMIAPKAPGHTVRSEFVKGGGIPDLIAIYQDASGNAKNVALSYAAGVGGGRTGIIETTFKDETETDLFGEQAVLCGGTVELVKAGFETLVEAGYAPEMAYFECLHELKLIVDLMYEGGIANMNYSISNNAEYGEYVTGPEVINAESRQAMRNALKRIQDGEYAKMFISEGATGYPSMTAKRRNNAAHGIEIIGEQLRSMMPWIGANKIVDKAKN, encoded by the coding sequence ATGAAAGTTTTCTACGATAAAGACTGCGACCTGTCGATCATCCAGGGTAAGAAAGTCGCCATCATCGGCTACGGTTCCCAAGGTCACGCCCAGGCGTGCAACCTGAAGGACTCCGGTGTTGACGTGACCGTAGGCCTGCGTAAAGGCTCTGCCACCGTAGCCAAGGCCGAGGCCCATGGCCTGAAAGTCACCGACGTGGCTTCTGCCGTTGCTGCAGCCGACCTGGTCATGATCCTGACCCCGGACGAGTTCCAGTCTGCCCTGTACAAAAACGAAATCGAGCCGAACATCAAGAAAGGCGCCACCCTGGCCTTCTCCCACGGCTTCGCGATCCACTACAACCAGGTTGTGCCACGCGCCGACCTCGACGTGATCATGATCGCGCCGAAGGCTCCAGGCCACACCGTACGTTCCGAGTTCGTGAAGGGCGGTGGTATCCCTGACTTGATCGCGATCTACCAGGATGCGTCCGGCAACGCCAAGAACGTGGCTCTGTCCTACGCTGCTGGCGTTGGTGGTGGTCGTACCGGCATCATCGAAACCACCTTCAAGGACGAGACCGAAACCGACCTGTTCGGCGAACAAGCCGTTCTGTGCGGCGGTACCGTCGAGCTGGTCAAAGCCGGTTTCGAAACCCTGGTTGAAGCGGGCTACGCGCCAGAAATGGCCTACTTCGAATGCCTGCACGAACTGAAGCTGATCGTTGACCTCATGTACGAAGGCGGTATCGCCAACATGAACTACTCGATCTCCAACAACGCCGAATACGGCGAGTACGTGACCGGTCCGGAAGTGATCAACGCCGAGTCCCGCCAGGCTATGCGCAACGCCCTGAAACGTATCCAGGACGGCGAATACGCCAAGATGTTCATCAGCGAAGGCGCCACTGGCTATCCTTCGATGACCGCCAAGCGTCGTAACAACGCCGCCCACGGTATCGAAATCATCGGCGAGCAACTGCGCTCCATGATGCCGTGGATCGGTGCCAACAAGATCGTCGACAAAGCCAAGAACTAA
- a CDS encoding YqcC family protein, whose protein sequence is MDTRFPLIADQLLLIERELRVQGWWSSVSPSAEALASVEPFAVDTLDFEQWLQWIFLPRMKAILENDLPLPNASGILAMAEMVYAQRPGQGMELQRLLAQFDQMISSVG, encoded by the coding sequence ATGGATACGCGTTTTCCCCTGATAGCCGATCAGTTGCTGCTGATCGAACGGGAGCTGCGGGTTCAGGGCTGGTGGAGCAGCGTTTCGCCTTCGGCCGAGGCCTTGGCCAGTGTCGAGCCGTTCGCGGTCGACACCTTGGACTTCGAGCAATGGCTGCAATGGATTTTCCTGCCGCGGATGAAAGCCATCCTGGAAAATGACCTGCCGCTGCCCAACGCCTCGGGCATCCTGGCCATGGCTGAAATGGTCTATGCCCAGCGGCCAGGGCAGGGTATGGAGTTGCAGCGGCTGTTGGCGCAGTTCGATCAGATGATCAGCAGCGTCGGCTGA
- the ilvN gene encoding acetolactate synthase small subunit: MRHIISLLLENEPGALSRVVGLFSQRNYNIESLTVAPTEDPTLSRLTLTTVGHDEVIEQITKNLNKLIEVVKLVDLSESAHIERELMLVKVKATGAQRAEIKRTTDIYRGQIVDVSASVYTVQLTGTSDKLDSFIQSIGTASILETVRSGVTGIARGDKVLSI, from the coding sequence ATGCGACATATTATTTCCCTGCTTCTGGAAAACGAACCGGGTGCTCTGTCTCGTGTTGTGGGCCTGTTTTCGCAGCGCAACTACAACATCGAAAGCCTGACCGTGGCGCCAACCGAAGACCCGACCCTGTCGCGTCTGACGCTGACCACTGTGGGTCACGATGAAGTCATCGAGCAGATCACCAAAAACCTGAACAAGCTGATCGAGGTGGTCAAGCTGGTGGACCTGTCGGAAAGCGCTCACATCGAGCGCGAGCTGATGCTGGTCAAGGTCAAGGCCACCGGCGCCCAGCGCGCCGAGATCAAACGCACTACCGATATTTATCGTGGGCAGATCGTCGATGTCAGCGCCAGCGTCTATACCGTTCAGTTGACCGGTACCAGCGACAAGCTCGACAGCTTCATTCAATCGATCGGCACTGCCTCGATTCTGGAAACCGTACGCAGTGGCGTCACCGGGATTGCCCGTGGCGACAAAGTACTGAGCATCTAA
- the msrQ gene encoding protein-methionine-sulfoxide reductase heme-binding subunit MsrQ — protein MRFPAWRVGVFLAAAVWPLLWLYQALTSSLGPDPGKVLVDRLGLGTLILLLITLSMTPLQKLTGWAGWIAVRRQLGLWCFTYVVLHLSGYAAFILGFDWSQLGVELSKRPYIIVGALGFLGLLALAITSNRYSQRRLGTRWKKLHRLVYLILGLGLLHMLWIVRADLKEWSIYAFIGVVLLMLRVPPVMRRIPRLMGKKTSCATKA, from the coding sequence ATGCGTTTCCCAGCATGGCGGGTCGGCGTCTTTCTCGCTGCGGCGGTCTGGCCGTTGCTCTGGCTTTACCAGGCATTGACGAGCTCGTTGGGGCCAGATCCCGGCAAGGTGCTGGTGGATCGGCTTGGGTTAGGGACTTTGATCCTATTGTTGATCACTCTGAGTATGACTCCGCTGCAAAAACTGACGGGGTGGGCAGGGTGGATCGCGGTCCGGCGCCAGTTGGGGTTGTGGTGCTTTACTTATGTGGTGCTGCATTTGAGTGGGTATGCGGCGTTCATCCTGGGGTTCGACTGGTCGCAACTGGGCGTTGAATTGAGCAAACGGCCTTACATTATTGTCGGGGCGCTTGGGTTTCTCGGCTTGTTAGCGCTGGCGATCACCTCCAATCGCTACAGTCAGAGGCGACTCGGCACGCGCTGGAAGAAGCTGCATCGCCTGGTTTATCTGATCCTGGGGCTTGGGCTACTGCATATGTTGTGGATCGTGCGGGCGGATCTGAAGGAGTGGTCGATTTACGCCTTTATAGGCGTCGTATTATTGATGTTGAGAGTTCCGCCGGTGATGCGCCGGATCCCGCGATTAATGGGTAAGAAAACTTCTTGTGCGACAAAAGCGTAA
- a CDS encoding bifunctional aminoglycoside phosphotransferase/ATP-binding protein, with the protein MSQSLIAALQNPALYPHPVEGFQVIETHISWVLLTGPYAYKFKKPVNFGFLDFTSLEARKHFCGEELRLNQRLTQDLYLEVLPITGSAEAPQLAGDGPAIEYALKMRQFPQSQLLSTLQANGELTTAHIDEMAAQIAQFHLSTPQVPAENAAGTPDSVMAPVRQNFEQIRPFLSDKADLLQLEALQAWAESSFDRLKPLFTQRKAEGFIRECHGDIHLGNITLIDGKVVIFDCIEFNEPFRFTDVYADTAFLAMDLEDRGLKSLARRFVSQYLELTGDYRGLELLNFYKAYRALVRAKVALFSMPAEADPVQRATTLRQYRNYANLAESYSTIPSRFLAITHGVSAVGKSHVAMRLVEALGAIRLRSDVERKRLFGEQQVPNDPQAGIYSSDASNATYARLHEIADVILRAGFPVVVDATYLKRDQRDAAAKVAEATGAPFLILDCNAPQAVIEARLAQRQADQKDPSDANLAVIAAQQANREALTPAEILCSKRVQTNESGTLDIVVAQIRQRLPGL; encoded by the coding sequence GTGAGCCAATCCCTGATCGCTGCCCTGCAAAACCCGGCCCTCTACCCGCATCCCGTCGAAGGGTTCCAGGTCATCGAAACTCATATTTCCTGGGTATTGCTCACCGGGCCTTACGCCTACAAATTCAAAAAGCCGGTGAATTTCGGCTTCCTCGATTTCACCAGCCTCGAGGCGCGCAAACATTTCTGTGGCGAAGAGCTGCGTCTGAACCAACGCCTGACCCAGGACCTGTACCTGGAAGTCCTGCCGATTACCGGCAGTGCCGAAGCACCCCAATTGGCAGGCGATGGCCCGGCCATCGAATACGCCCTGAAGATGCGTCAGTTCCCACAGAGCCAACTGCTCAGCACGCTACAAGCCAACGGCGAACTGACCACCGCGCACATCGACGAAATGGCCGCGCAGATTGCCCAGTTCCACCTCTCCACGCCTCAAGTGCCGGCTGAGAACGCAGCTGGTACTCCGGACAGCGTGATGGCTCCCGTGCGGCAGAACTTCGAGCAGATCCGCCCGTTCCTCAGCGACAAGGCTGACCTGTTGCAACTCGAAGCCCTGCAAGCCTGGGCCGAGAGCAGCTTTGATCGTCTCAAGCCGCTGTTCACCCAGCGCAAGGCCGAAGGCTTCATCCGCGAATGCCATGGCGATATCCACCTGGGTAACATCACGCTGATCGACGGCAAGGTGGTGATTTTCGACTGCATCGAATTCAACGAACCGTTCCGCTTCACCGACGTCTACGCCGACACCGCGTTCCTGGCGATGGACCTGGAGGACCGTGGCCTCAAGTCGCTGGCGCGGCGATTCGTCAGCCAATACCTGGAGCTGACCGGCGACTACCGGGGCCTGGAACTGCTGAACTTCTATAAAGCCTATCGCGCCCTGGTCCGCGCCAAGGTCGCGCTGTTCAGCATGCCGGCCGAAGCCGATCCAGTGCAGCGCGCCACCACCCTGCGCCAATACCGTAATTACGCCAACCTGGCCGAAAGCTACAGCACCATTCCGTCGCGCTTCCTGGCTATTACCCACGGTGTTTCGGCCGTCGGCAAAAGCCACGTTGCCATGCGCCTGGTGGAAGCGCTGGGGGCGATTCGCCTGCGTTCGGACGTAGAGCGCAAGCGCCTGTTCGGCGAGCAGCAAGTTCCCAATGATCCACAGGCCGGCATCTATAGCAGCGATGCCAGCAACGCCACCTACGCCCGCCTGCACGAAATCGCCGACGTGATCCTGCGCGCCGGGTTCCCGGTGGTGGTCGATGCCACTTACCTCAAGCGTGACCAGCGCGACGCGGCAGCGAAAGTCGCCGAAGCCACGGGTGCACCGTTCCTGATCCTTGACTGCAACGCACCGCAAGCAGTCATCGAAGCCAGGCTGGCGCAGCGTCAGGCCGACCAGAAGGACCCCTCGGACGCGAACCTGGCCGTTATCGCGGCGCAACAGGCCAACCGCGAAGCTCTCACCCCGGCGGAAATCCTCTGCAGCAAACGGGTCCAGACCAACGAAAGCGGCACGCTCGATATCGTGGTCGCGCAGATCCGTCAACGCCTGCCAGGCCTGTAG
- a CDS encoding acetolactate synthase 3 large subunit, whose protein sequence is MELLSGGEMLVRFLRDEGVKYIYGYPGGALLHVYDALFKEPEVTHILVRHEQAATHMADGYARATGKAGVVLVTSGPGATNAITGIATAYMDSIPMVIISGQVPSTMVGTDAFQETDMIGISRPIVKHSFMIKHASEIPEVMKKAFYLAESGRPGPVVVDVPKDMTNPAEKFEYIFPKKAKLRSYSPAVRGHSGQIRKAAEMLLAAKRPVLYSGGGVILGGGSAPLTELAKMLNLPVTNTLMGLGAYPGTDRQFIGMLGMHGSYTANLAMHHADVILAVGARFDDRVINGPAKFSPNAKIIHIDIDPASISKTIKADVPIVGPVESVLTEMVAILKEIGEAPNKESVASWWKQIDEWRGDRGLFPYDKGDGSVIKPQTVIETLCEVTKGDAFVTSDVGQHQMFAAQYYKFDKPNRWINSGGLGTMGFGFPAAMGIKLSFPDADVACVTGEGSIQMNIQELSTCLQYGLPVKIVILNNGVLGMVRQWQDMSYGSRHSHSYMESLPDFVKLAEAYGHVGVRITESKDLKSKMEEAFAMKDRLVVIDIAVDTSEHVYPMQIKDGSMRDMWLSKTERT, encoded by the coding sequence GTGGAGCTTTTATCTGGCGGTGAGATGCTCGTCCGCTTTTTGCGTGACGAAGGCGTCAAATATATCTACGGGTACCCGGGTGGTGCTCTTCTTCATGTCTATGATGCTCTGTTCAAAGAACCGGAAGTGACCCACATTCTGGTTCGTCACGAGCAAGCAGCGACCCATATGGCTGACGGCTATGCCCGTGCCACCGGCAAGGCCGGCGTGGTACTGGTGACTTCCGGTCCAGGCGCCACGAACGCCATCACCGGTATCGCCACGGCGTACATGGACTCCATCCCGATGGTGATCATCTCCGGCCAGGTGCCTAGCACCATGGTCGGCACCGATGCATTCCAGGAAACCGACATGATCGGTATCTCCCGGCCGATCGTGAAGCACAGCTTCATGATCAAGCACGCATCGGAAATCCCGGAAGTCATGAAGAAGGCCTTCTACCTGGCTGAATCCGGTCGTCCGGGCCCGGTCGTGGTCGATGTTCCAAAAGACATGACCAACCCGGCCGAGAAGTTCGAATACATCTTCCCGAAAAAAGCCAAGCTGCGTTCCTACAGCCCGGCCGTACGCGGCCACTCCGGGCAAATCCGCAAGGCAGCCGAAATGCTCTTGGCGGCCAAGCGCCCGGTGCTTTACTCGGGTGGTGGCGTGATCCTCGGCGGTGGCTCTGCGCCGCTGACTGAACTGGCAAAGATGCTCAACCTGCCAGTGACCAATACTCTGATGGGCCTGGGTGCCTATCCGGGCACTGATCGTCAGTTCATTGGCATGCTCGGCATGCACGGCAGCTACACCGCCAACCTGGCGATGCACCATGCCGATGTGATCCTGGCGGTCGGCGCGCGTTTCGACGACCGTGTCATCAACGGGCCGGCGAAGTTCAGCCCTAACGCCAAGATCATCCACATCGATATCGACCCGGCGTCCATCTCCAAGACCATCAAGGCAGACGTGCCGATTGTCGGTCCTGTTGAGAGTGTACTGACCGAAATGGTCGCCATCCTCAAGGAAATCGGCGAGGCTCCGAACAAAGAGTCCGTGGCCAGTTGGTGGAAGCAGATTGATGAGTGGCGCGGTGATCGCGGCCTGTTCCCCTATGACAAGGGCGATGGCAGCGTAATCAAACCGCAGACCGTGATCGAAACCCTGTGCGAAGTGACCAAGGGCGATGCCTTTGTGACCTCCGACGTGGGCCAGCACCAGATGTTCGCCGCGCAGTACTACAAGTTCGACAAACCCAACCGCTGGATCAACTCCGGTGGCCTGGGCACCATGGGCTTCGGTTTCCCGGCGGCCATGGGTATCAAGTTGAGCTTCCCGGATGCCGACGTTGCCTGCGTCACGGGCGAGGGCAGCATCCAGATGAACATCCAGGAACTGTCCACCTGCCTGCAATACGGATTGCCGGTGAAGATCGTGATCCTGAACAACGGTGTGTTGGGTATGGTTCGCCAGTGGCAAGACATGAGCTACGGCAGCCGCCACTCGCACTCCTACATGGAATCGCTGCCTGATTTCGTCAAGCTGGCAGAGGCTTACGGTCACGTCGGCGTACGCATCACCGAATCGAAAGATTTGAAGTCGAAGATGGAGGAGGCGTTCGCCATGAAGGATCGCCTGGTGGTGATCGATATTGCGGTCGACACCAGTGAGCACGTCTACCCGATGCAAATCAAAGACGGCTCCATGCGCGATATGTGGCTGAGCAAGACGGAGCGTACCTAA